The Macaca thibetana thibetana isolate TM-01 chromosome 11, ASM2454274v1, whole genome shotgun sequence genome window below encodes:
- the CAND1 gene encoding cullin-associated NEDD8-dissociated protein 1 isoform X2, translating to MKFIYVSYISLIHIARSLGPLVSKVKEYQVETIVDTLCTNMLSDKEQLRDISSIGLKTVIGELPPASSGSALAANVCKKITGRLTSAIAKQEDVSVQLEALDIMADMLSRQGGLLVNFHPSILTCLLPQLTSPRLAVRKRTIIALGHLVMSCGNIVFVDLIEHLLSELSKNDSMSTTRTYIQCIAAISRQAGHRIGEYLEKIIPLVVKFCNVDDDELREYCIQAFESFVRRCPKEVYPHVSTIINICLKYLTYDPNYNYDDEDEDENAMDADGGDDDDQGSDDEYSDDDDMSWKVRRAAAKCLDAVVSTRHEMLPEFYKTVSPALISRFKEREENVKADVFHAYLSLLKQTRPVQSWLCDPDAMEQGETPLTMLQSQVPNIVKALHKQMKEKSVKTRQCCFNMLTELVNVLPGALTQHIPVLVPGIIFSLNDKSSSSNLKIDALSCLYVILCNHSPQVFHPHVQALVPPVVACVGDPFYKITSEALLVTQQLVKVIRPLDQPSSFDATPYIKDLFTCTIKRLKAADIDQEVKERAISCMGQIICNLGDNLGSDLPNTLQIFLERLKNEITRLTTVKALTLIAGSPLKIDLRPVLGEGVPILASFLRKNQRALKLGTLSALDILIKNYSDSLTAAMIDAVLDELPPLISESDMHVSQMAISFLTTLAKVYPSSLSKISGSILNELIGLVRSPLLQGGALSAMLDFFQALVVTGTNNLGYMDLLRMLTGPVYSQSTALTHKQSYYSIAKCVAALTRACPKEGPAVVGQFIQDVKNSRSTDSIRLLALLSLGEVGHHIDLSGQLELKSVILEAFSSPSEEVKSAASYALGSISVGNLPEYLPFVLQEITSQPKRQYLLLHSLKEIISSASVVGLKPYVENIWALLLKHCECAEEGTRNVVAECLGKLTLIDPETLLPRLKGYLISGSSYARSSVVTAVKFTISDHPQPIDPLLKNCIGDFLKTLEDPDLNVRRVALVTFNSAAHNKPSLIRDLLDTVLPHLYNETKVRKELIREVEMGPFKHTVDDGLDIRKAAFECMYTLLDSCLDRLDIFEFLNHVEDGLKDHYDIKMLTFLMLVRLSTLCPSAVLQRLDRLVEPLRATCTTKVKANSVKQEFEKQDELKRSAMRAVAALLTIPEAEKSPLMSEFQSQISSNPELAAIFESIQKDSSSTNLESMDTS from the exons atgaaattcatttatgtttcatatatatctCTTATACACATAGCCCGAAG TCTTGGCCCTTTAGTGAGTAAAGTGAAAGAATACCAAGTAGAGACAATTGTAGATACCCTCTGCACTAACATGCTTTCTGATAAAGAACAACTTCGAGACATTTCAAGTATTGGTCTTAAAACAGTAATTGGAGAACTTCCTCCAGCTTCCAGTG GCTCTGCATTAGCTGCTAATGTATGTAAAAAGATTACTGGACGTCTTACCAGTGCAATAGCAAAACAGGAAGATGTCTCTGTTCAGCTAGAAGCCTTGGATATTATGGCTGATATGCTGAGCAG gcaaGGAGGACTTCTTGTTAATTTCCATCCTTCAATTCTGACCTGTCTGCTTCCCCAGTTGACCAGCCCTAGACTTGCAGTGAGGAAAAGAACTATTATCGCTCTTGGCCATCTGGTTATGAGCTGTGGAAATATAGTTTTTGTAGATCTTATTGAACATCTGTTGTCAGAGTTGTCCAAAAATGATTCTATGTCAACAACAAGAACCTACATACAATGTATTGCTGCTATTAGTAGGCAAGCTGGTCATAGAATAG GTGAATACCTTGAGAAGATAATTCCTTTGGTGGTAAAATTTTGCAATGTAGATGATGATGAATTGAGAGAGTACTGTATTCAAGCCTTTGAATCATTTGTAAGAAG ATGTCCTAAGGAAGTATATCCTCATGTTTCTACcattataaatatttgtcttaAATATCTTACCTATGATCCAAATTACAAttatgatgatgaagatgaagatgaaaatGCAATGGatgctgatggtggtgatgacgaTGATCAAG GGAGTGATGATGAAtacagtgatgatgatgacatgAGTTGGAAAGTGAGACGTGCAGCTGCGAAGTGCTTGGATGCTGTAGTTAGCACAAGGCATGAAATGCTTCCAGAATTCTACAAGACCGTCTCTCCTGCACTAATATCCAGATTTAAAGAGCGTGAAGAGAATGTAAAGGCAGATGTTTTTCACGCATACCTTTCTCTTTTGAAGCAAACTCGTCCTGTACAAAGTTGGCTATGTGACCCTGATGCGATGGAACAGGGAGAAACACCTTTAACAATGCTTCAGAGTCAG GTTCCCAACATTGTTAAAGCTCTGCACaaacagatgaaagaaaaaagcgTGAAGACCCGACAGTGTTGTTTTAACATGTTAACTGAGCTAGTAAATGTATTACCTGGAGCCCTAACACAACACATTCCTGTACTTGTACCAG GAATCATTTTCTCACTGAATGATAAATCAAGCTCATCGAATTTGAAGATTGATGCTTTGTCATGTCTATACGTAATCCTCTGTAACCATTCTCCTCAAGTCTTCCATCCTCACGTTCAGGCTTTGGTTCCTCCAGTGGTGGCTTGTGTTGGAGACCCATTTTACAAAATTACATCTGAAGCACTTCTTGTTACTCAACAGCTTGTCAAAGTAATTCGTCCTTTAGATCAGCCTTCCTCGTTTGATGCAACTCCTTATATCAAAGATCTATTTACCTGTACCATTAAGAGATTAAAAGCAGCTGACATTGATCAGGAAGTCAAGGAAAGGGCTATTTCCTGTATGGGACAAATTATTTGCAACCTTGGAGACAATTTGGGTTCTGACTTGCCTAATACACTTCAGATTTTCTTGGAGAGACTAAAGAATGAAATTACCAGGTTAACTACAGTAAAGGCATTGACACTGATTGCTGGGTCACCTTTGAAGATAGATTTGAGGCCTGTTCTGGGAGAAGGGGTTCCTATCCTTGCTTCATTTCTTAGGAAAAACCAGAGAGCTTTGAAACTGGGTACTCTTTCTGCCCTTGATATTCTAATAAAAAACTATAGTGACAGCTTGACAGCTGCCATGATTGATGCAGTTCTAGATGAGCTCCCACCTCTTATCAGCGAAAGTGATATGCATGTTTCACAAATGGCTATCAGTTTTCTTACCACTTTGGCAAAAGTGTATCCCTCCTCCCTTTCAAAGATAAGTGGATCCATTCTCAATGAACTTATTGGACTTGTGAGATCACCCTTATTGCAGGGGGGAGCTCTTAGTGCCATGCTAGACTTTTTCCAAGCTCTGGTTGTCACTGGAACAAATAATTTAGGATACATGGATTTGTTGCGCATGCTGACTGGTCCAGTTTACTCTCAGAGCACAGCTCTTACTCATAAGCAGTCTTATTATTCCATTGCCAAATGTGTAGCTGCCCTTACTCGAGCATGCCCTAAAGAGGGACCAGCTGTAGTAGGTCAGTTTATTCAAGATGTCAAGAACTCAAGGTCAACAGATTCCATTCGTCTCTTAGCTCTACTTTCTCTTGGAGAAGTTGGGCATCATATTGACTTAAGTGGACAGTTGGAACTAAAATCTGTAATACTAGAAGCTTTCTCATCTCCTAGTGAAGAAGTCAAATCAGCTGCATCCTATGCATTAGGCAGCATTAGTGTGGGCAACCTTCCTGAATATCTGCCATTTGTCCTACAAGAAATAACCAGTCAGCCCAAAAGGCAGTATCTTTTACTTCATTCCTTGAAGGAAATTATTAGCTCTGCATCAGTGGTGGGCCTTAAACCATATGTTGAAAACATCTGGGCCTTATTACTAAAGCACTGTGAGTGTGCAGAGGAAGGAACCAGAAATGTTGTTGCTGAATGTCTAGGAAAACTCACTCTAATTGATCCAGAAACTCTCCTTCCACGGCTTAAGGGGTACTTGATATCAG gCTCATCATATGCCCGAAGCTCAGTGGTTACAGCTGTGAAATTTACAATTTCTGACCATCCACAACCTATTGATCCACTGTTAAAGAACTGCATAG GTGATTTCTTAAAAACTTTGGAAGACCCGGATTTGAATGTGAGAAGAGTGGCCTTGGTCACATTTAATTCAGCAGCACATAACAAGCCATCATTAATAAGGGACCTATTGGATACTGTTCTTCCACATCTTTACAATGAAACGAAAGTTAGAAAGGAGCTTATAAGAGAG GTAGAAATGGGTCCCTTTAAACATACAGTTGATGATGGTCTGGATATTAGAAAGGCAGCTTTTGAGTGTATGTACACACTTCTAGACAGTTGTCTTGATAGACTTGATATCTTTGAATTTCTAAATCATGTTGAAGATGGTTTGAAGGACCATTATGATATTAAG ATGCTGACATTTTTAATGTTGGTGAGACTTTCTACCCTTTGTCCAAGTGCAGTGCTGCAGAGGTTGGACCGACTTGTTGAGCCATTACGTGCAACATGTACAACTAAG GTAAAGGCAAACTCAGTAAAGCAGGAGTTTGAAAAACAAGATGAATTAAAGCGATCTGCCATGAGAGCAGTAGCAGCACTGCTAACCATTCCAGAAGCAGAGAAGAGTCCACTGATGAGTGAATTCCAGTCACAGATCAGTTCTAACCCTGAGCTGGCGGCTATCTTTGAAAGTATCCAGAAAGATTCATCATCTACTAACTTAGAATCAATGGACACTAGTTAG
- the CAND1 gene encoding cullin-associated NEDD8-dissociated protein 1 isoform X1 yields MASASYHISNLLEKMTSSDKDFRFMATNDLMTELQKDSIKLDDDSERKVVKMILKLLEDKNGEVQNLAVKCLGPLVSKVKEYQVETIVDTLCTNMLSDKEQLRDISSIGLKTVIGELPPASSGSALAANVCKKITGRLTSAIAKQEDVSVQLEALDIMADMLSRQGGLLVNFHPSILTCLLPQLTSPRLAVRKRTIIALGHLVMSCGNIVFVDLIEHLLSELSKNDSMSTTRTYIQCIAAISRQAGHRIGEYLEKIIPLVVKFCNVDDDELREYCIQAFESFVRRCPKEVYPHVSTIINICLKYLTYDPNYNYDDEDEDENAMDADGGDDDDQGSDDEYSDDDDMSWKVRRAAAKCLDAVVSTRHEMLPEFYKTVSPALISRFKEREENVKADVFHAYLSLLKQTRPVQSWLCDPDAMEQGETPLTMLQSQVPNIVKALHKQMKEKSVKTRQCCFNMLTELVNVLPGALTQHIPVLVPGIIFSLNDKSSSSNLKIDALSCLYVILCNHSPQVFHPHVQALVPPVVACVGDPFYKITSEALLVTQQLVKVIRPLDQPSSFDATPYIKDLFTCTIKRLKAADIDQEVKERAISCMGQIICNLGDNLGSDLPNTLQIFLERLKNEITRLTTVKALTLIAGSPLKIDLRPVLGEGVPILASFLRKNQRALKLGTLSALDILIKNYSDSLTAAMIDAVLDELPPLISESDMHVSQMAISFLTTLAKVYPSSLSKISGSILNELIGLVRSPLLQGGALSAMLDFFQALVVTGTNNLGYMDLLRMLTGPVYSQSTALTHKQSYYSIAKCVAALTRACPKEGPAVVGQFIQDVKNSRSTDSIRLLALLSLGEVGHHIDLSGQLELKSVILEAFSSPSEEVKSAASYALGSISVGNLPEYLPFVLQEITSQPKRQYLLLHSLKEIISSASVVGLKPYVENIWALLLKHCECAEEGTRNVVAECLGKLTLIDPETLLPRLKGYLISGSSYARSSVVTAVKFTISDHPQPIDPLLKNCIGDFLKTLEDPDLNVRRVALVTFNSAAHNKPSLIRDLLDTVLPHLYNETKVRKELIREVEMGPFKHTVDDGLDIRKAAFECMYTLLDSCLDRLDIFEFLNHVEDGLKDHYDIKMLTFLMLVRLSTLCPSAVLQRLDRLVEPLRATCTTKVKANSVKQEFEKQDELKRSAMRAVAALLTIPEAEKSPLMSEFQSQISSNPELAAIFESIQKDSSSTNLESMDTS; encoded by the exons TCTTGGCCCTTTAGTGAGTAAAGTGAAAGAATACCAAGTAGAGACAATTGTAGATACCCTCTGCACTAACATGCTTTCTGATAAAGAACAACTTCGAGACATTTCAAGTATTGGTCTTAAAACAGTAATTGGAGAACTTCCTCCAGCTTCCAGTG GCTCTGCATTAGCTGCTAATGTATGTAAAAAGATTACTGGACGTCTTACCAGTGCAATAGCAAAACAGGAAGATGTCTCTGTTCAGCTAGAAGCCTTGGATATTATGGCTGATATGCTGAGCAG gcaaGGAGGACTTCTTGTTAATTTCCATCCTTCAATTCTGACCTGTCTGCTTCCCCAGTTGACCAGCCCTAGACTTGCAGTGAGGAAAAGAACTATTATCGCTCTTGGCCATCTGGTTATGAGCTGTGGAAATATAGTTTTTGTAGATCTTATTGAACATCTGTTGTCAGAGTTGTCCAAAAATGATTCTATGTCAACAACAAGAACCTACATACAATGTATTGCTGCTATTAGTAGGCAAGCTGGTCATAGAATAG GTGAATACCTTGAGAAGATAATTCCTTTGGTGGTAAAATTTTGCAATGTAGATGATGATGAATTGAGAGAGTACTGTATTCAAGCCTTTGAATCATTTGTAAGAAG ATGTCCTAAGGAAGTATATCCTCATGTTTCTACcattataaatatttgtcttaAATATCTTACCTATGATCCAAATTACAAttatgatgatgaagatgaagatgaaaatGCAATGGatgctgatggtggtgatgacgaTGATCAAG GGAGTGATGATGAAtacagtgatgatgatgacatgAGTTGGAAAGTGAGACGTGCAGCTGCGAAGTGCTTGGATGCTGTAGTTAGCACAAGGCATGAAATGCTTCCAGAATTCTACAAGACCGTCTCTCCTGCACTAATATCCAGATTTAAAGAGCGTGAAGAGAATGTAAAGGCAGATGTTTTTCACGCATACCTTTCTCTTTTGAAGCAAACTCGTCCTGTACAAAGTTGGCTATGTGACCCTGATGCGATGGAACAGGGAGAAACACCTTTAACAATGCTTCAGAGTCAG GTTCCCAACATTGTTAAAGCTCTGCACaaacagatgaaagaaaaaagcgTGAAGACCCGACAGTGTTGTTTTAACATGTTAACTGAGCTAGTAAATGTATTACCTGGAGCCCTAACACAACACATTCCTGTACTTGTACCAG GAATCATTTTCTCACTGAATGATAAATCAAGCTCATCGAATTTGAAGATTGATGCTTTGTCATGTCTATACGTAATCCTCTGTAACCATTCTCCTCAAGTCTTCCATCCTCACGTTCAGGCTTTGGTTCCTCCAGTGGTGGCTTGTGTTGGAGACCCATTTTACAAAATTACATCTGAAGCACTTCTTGTTACTCAACAGCTTGTCAAAGTAATTCGTCCTTTAGATCAGCCTTCCTCGTTTGATGCAACTCCTTATATCAAAGATCTATTTACCTGTACCATTAAGAGATTAAAAGCAGCTGACATTGATCAGGAAGTCAAGGAAAGGGCTATTTCCTGTATGGGACAAATTATTTGCAACCTTGGAGACAATTTGGGTTCTGACTTGCCTAATACACTTCAGATTTTCTTGGAGAGACTAAAGAATGAAATTACCAGGTTAACTACAGTAAAGGCATTGACACTGATTGCTGGGTCACCTTTGAAGATAGATTTGAGGCCTGTTCTGGGAGAAGGGGTTCCTATCCTTGCTTCATTTCTTAGGAAAAACCAGAGAGCTTTGAAACTGGGTACTCTTTCTGCCCTTGATATTCTAATAAAAAACTATAGTGACAGCTTGACAGCTGCCATGATTGATGCAGTTCTAGATGAGCTCCCACCTCTTATCAGCGAAAGTGATATGCATGTTTCACAAATGGCTATCAGTTTTCTTACCACTTTGGCAAAAGTGTATCCCTCCTCCCTTTCAAAGATAAGTGGATCCATTCTCAATGAACTTATTGGACTTGTGAGATCACCCTTATTGCAGGGGGGAGCTCTTAGTGCCATGCTAGACTTTTTCCAAGCTCTGGTTGTCACTGGAACAAATAATTTAGGATACATGGATTTGTTGCGCATGCTGACTGGTCCAGTTTACTCTCAGAGCACAGCTCTTACTCATAAGCAGTCTTATTATTCCATTGCCAAATGTGTAGCTGCCCTTACTCGAGCATGCCCTAAAGAGGGACCAGCTGTAGTAGGTCAGTTTATTCAAGATGTCAAGAACTCAAGGTCAACAGATTCCATTCGTCTCTTAGCTCTACTTTCTCTTGGAGAAGTTGGGCATCATATTGACTTAAGTGGACAGTTGGAACTAAAATCTGTAATACTAGAAGCTTTCTCATCTCCTAGTGAAGAAGTCAAATCAGCTGCATCCTATGCATTAGGCAGCATTAGTGTGGGCAACCTTCCTGAATATCTGCCATTTGTCCTACAAGAAATAACCAGTCAGCCCAAAAGGCAGTATCTTTTACTTCATTCCTTGAAGGAAATTATTAGCTCTGCATCAGTGGTGGGCCTTAAACCATATGTTGAAAACATCTGGGCCTTATTACTAAAGCACTGTGAGTGTGCAGAGGAAGGAACCAGAAATGTTGTTGCTGAATGTCTAGGAAAACTCACTCTAATTGATCCAGAAACTCTCCTTCCACGGCTTAAGGGGTACTTGATATCAG gCTCATCATATGCCCGAAGCTCAGTGGTTACAGCTGTGAAATTTACAATTTCTGACCATCCACAACCTATTGATCCACTGTTAAAGAACTGCATAG GTGATTTCTTAAAAACTTTGGAAGACCCGGATTTGAATGTGAGAAGAGTGGCCTTGGTCACATTTAATTCAGCAGCACATAACAAGCCATCATTAATAAGGGACCTATTGGATACTGTTCTTCCACATCTTTACAATGAAACGAAAGTTAGAAAGGAGCTTATAAGAGAG GTAGAAATGGGTCCCTTTAAACATACAGTTGATGATGGTCTGGATATTAGAAAGGCAGCTTTTGAGTGTATGTACACACTTCTAGACAGTTGTCTTGATAGACTTGATATCTTTGAATTTCTAAATCATGTTGAAGATGGTTTGAAGGACCATTATGATATTAAG ATGCTGACATTTTTAATGTTGGTGAGACTTTCTACCCTTTGTCCAAGTGCAGTGCTGCAGAGGTTGGACCGACTTGTTGAGCCATTACGTGCAACATGTACAACTAAG GTAAAGGCAAACTCAGTAAAGCAGGAGTTTGAAAAACAAGATGAATTAAAGCGATCTGCCATGAGAGCAGTAGCAGCACTGCTAACCATTCCAGAAGCAGAGAAGAGTCCACTGATGAGTGAATTCCAGTCACAGATCAGTTCTAACCCTGAGCTGGCGGCTATCTTTGAAAGTATCCAGAAAGATTCATCATCTACTAACTTAGAATCAATGGACACTAGTTAG